Genomic window (Streptomyces sp. NBC_00078):
CCGCCGAGCGCCAGTGCCACGGCGGCCGGGACACGGCGCCGGGCGGATCTGTCAGCGGATGGCATGGATTGCGTCCTCAATCCTTGATGTCGATGTGCGTCGAACCGGTTCGATGATGTGCGGCACGAGGGAACGGGGGAACATCTGAGGTGTGGGGGTGGCGGGCCCTGCGCGCCTTGGGGAAGGTCGGATCGGGGCCTTGGCTGTCGGAGGGATCTACGTCATCGAACCGGTTCGGGGAAGCTAGCATCGGTGCCTCCAGCCAGCAATCCCTTGTGCATATGGTTTTTGCGGCCGTATTACGGGTCGGAAAATTCCGACCAAGAGTGTTGACAGGTGCGGGGGCAGTTCCTACGTTCACTTCACGCGAACCGGTTCGACACACGGTCCGCGTTTCTCGTCCCACACCACGCCCTCACGACCGCGGGCGCCTCCTCCACCGAGGTGTCGAACCGGTTCGAGCAAGGAGTCGCCGTGAACATCGGTGAGATCGCCCGGCGGGCCGGTGTCTCGCGGAGCACCGTGTCCTATGCGCTGAGCGGCAAGCGCCCTGTCTCGGACGACACGCGCCGGAAGATCCAGGAGGTCATCGACGAGCTGGGCTACCGCCCGAACGCCAGCGCTCGCGCCCTGGCCAACGGCCGGACCAGCACCATCGGCCTCGTGTTCCCGCCGGCCGGCAACCACTACACCGGGATGCAGCTGGACTTCATCGGCAGCGTGGTGGAGGCCGCCGCGGCCCACGACTACGACGTGCTGCTCTCGCCGAGCGGTGTGGACAGGGACCGCTCCTTCCAGCGGTTGCTGGGGGAGCGGCGGGTCGACGGCGCCATCCTCATGGAGATCAGGCTGGAGGACGACCGGGTCGATCACCTGGCCGCCCTCGGCTTCCCCTCCGTCGCCATCGGCCGCACCGCCCACCCCGAGCGCGGCTGGTGGGTGGGCCTGGACCACACCGCGCTGGCGACGGCGTGCGTCCACCACCTGGCGGACCTCGGCCACCGCCGGGTCGCCTTCGTCAACCGTCCCGAGCAGCTGCTGCGGGCCGGATACGAGTCCGCGCAGCGAGGCCTCGACGGCTTCACCAAGGCTGTCGCCGAACGCGGGCTGACCGGACGGACCTACTGCTGCGGGGACGACGCCGCCTCGGGCCAGGCATGCCTGGAACGGATCCTGCACGACGACCCCGCCACCACCGCCCTGGTCACCCTGAACGAGGCCGCCCTGGGTGGCCTCTACCGGGGGCTCGCCCAGGCCGGCCGCCATGTACCGCGCGACTTCTCCGTCACGGGCGTCGTGGCCGGCCGCTGGGCGGAGACGGTGACCCCGCAGCTCACCGCCGCGGACGTGCCGGCGGAGGAGATGGGCCGACGCGCCGTCGACCTGCTGGTGGAGCGGCTCGACCATCCCGACGCGCCGCCCCGGCACCATCTCCTCGCGCCCCCGATCTCCCTAAGGGCCAGCACCGGTCCCGTCGGAGCCGGTACGGCGTCCTGACCGCACCGACGTAACCCTCCCGACCTCACGTAGATCTCCTCACTCACCGGACGCTCGAACCGCTCGGCAACGCCGTTCGCACCGCCTGTCCCTCCTCTTCACCCGTGCCCGCGGCACCCCCTGCCTCGGCACCCGTATGCCCTGAACAAAGGAACTCCTGCCATGAACAGCTCCTCCAGACAGCGCCGTCTGACCGCCGCGGCCCTGACCGCCCTGGCTGTCGCCGTCAGTGCCACCGCCTGCTCCTCCGGCTCGGGCAGCACCGACACCAAGGGCGCCGGCAGCGGCACCTACACCATCTGGGACCCCTACCCGCAGTTCGACAAGACCTCGTCCTGGGCGAAGCTGCTGGACCAGTGCGGCACCAAGGCCGGAGTGAAGATCAAGCGGACCGCCTTCGACACCAGCGACCTGGCCAACAAGTCGCTGCTGGCGGCACAGCAGGGCAACTCCGCGGACGTCCTCATCGTCGACAACCCGGTGGTGTCGACGCTGGCCGAGGCGGGCGTGCTCACCACGACCGACGACAGCAACCTGGACACCTCGAAGGTCGACCCCAACCTGCTCGCGGCCGGCCAGTCGGGCGGCAAGACCTACGGCATGCCGATCGGCGCCAACACTCTCGCCCTCTACTACAACAAGAAGGTGCTGAAGGCGGCCGGGGTGGACATCTCCTCGGTCAAGGACTGGACGTCGCTGACGGCGGCGCTGGCGAAGGTCAAGAGCGCCGGCAAGAAGGGCATCACCTTCTCGGCGATCGGCACCGAGGAGGGCAGCTTCCAGTTCCTGCCCTGGCTCTGGGGATCGGGCGCCAAGCTGACCGAACTCGACTCCTCCCAGGCCGTGTCCGCGCTGTCCCTGTGGAAGGACTGGCTGAAGCAGGGCTACGCCCCGAACTCGGTGATCAACAACACCCAGACCACCAGCTGGCAGGAGTTCGCCGGCGGCGACTACGCGTTCAGCGAGAACGGCACCTGGCAGCTCGCCAACGCCAAGAAGGCCGGCCTCGACTACGGGGTGCTGCCCATCCCGACGGCCACGGGCGGCAACGCCGCGGCTCCCACCGGCGGCGAGTTCGTGACCCTTCCGGTCCAGAAGGACACCGGCCGCTACGCCACTTCCCAGAAGCTGGTGACCTGCCTGACCAGCACCGACAACCTCAACAACACCGACACCGCCCTGTCCTACGTGGCTCCCACGAGCGAAGTCCAGGACAAGCAGGTGGCCGCGAACCCCGAGCTGAAGCCGTGGGTGGAGGCGGTCAAGGCGGCCAAGGGACGCACCAGTGACGACCTGGGCACCAAGTACCCCAAGATCTCCGAGCAGCTGTGGAAGGCCGTCCAGTCCGCCCTCAGCGGATCCAAGTCGCCCAAGGACGCGCTCAGTTCGGCGCAGGCCGCGGCCAAGTGACGAGAGCCCGATGAAGCACACGACACTTCCGACGGACCACCGGTCCACGGGCGTCCGGAACGGGGCGGCCATCGCCGCCCCGCCCCGGGACCGCCGCAGGAAACGCCGCCGTCCCGCCTCCCAGCAGTGGGCCGCCTGGGGATTCCTCGCCCCGGTCACCCTCTACCTGGCGCTCTTCTACGCGTATCCGCTCTACCGCAACCTCGATTTGAGCCTGCGCAACTACACCGTCCGCTCGTTCGTCCAGGGCGACGCCCCGTTCACGGGCCTGGCCAACTACCGCACCGTCTTCGACAACCCGACGTTCGCCCCGGCCCTGCTGCACACCGCGGTCTTCACCGCCGCCTGTCTGGTCTTCCAGTACGCCATCGGGCTCGCGCTCGCGGTCTTCTTCAACCAGCACTTCCGGCTGTCGGCCACGCTGCGCGCCCTGTTCCTCGTACCGTGGCTGCTGCCGCTGATCGTGTCGGCGTCCACCTGGTCGTGGATGCTCAACAGCGACTCCGGCATCGTCAACGCCACCCTGCACGCCATCGGTATCGGCCCGGTGAACTGGCTGACCTCACCCTCCTGGTCCCTGACCTCGGTGATCATCGCCAACATCTGGATCGGTGTCCCCTTCAACCTGGTCGTCCTCTACAGCGGCCTGCAGTCCATCCCCACCAGCCTGTACGAGGCCGCCGCCCTGGACGGCGCGGGCGCCTGGCGACGCTTCTGGAGCATCACCTTCCCGCTGCTGCGCCCGGTGTCCGCGATCACCCTCCTGCTGGGCCTGGTCTACACGCTCAAGGTCTTCGACATCATCTGGATCATGACCAAGGGCGGCCCGGCCGACTCCTCCACCACCTTCGCCACCTGGTCCTACCAACTCGGCTTCGGCAACCTGCTGCCCGCCTTCGGCCCCGGCGCGGCCGTCGGCAACCTGCTCGTCGTCGCCGCCCTGGTCTTCGGCCTGATCTACCTGAAGGTCCAGCGAAAGCAGGCGCTGTCATGACCACAAACGCCATCAGCACCCCGCAGCGCCGCAACCGCAGCTGGGTCAAGACGACCGTCGGCGTCCTGCTCACCGCGGTCATGCTCTTCCCGGTCTACTGGATGCTCAACGTGTCCTTCACCCGCGACCAGGACATGCGCAAGAGCCCGCCCAGCCTGTTCCCCGCCCACGGCACTCTGGAGGGCTACCGCGCCGTCCTCGACCAGCAGTTGCCCTACCTCGGCACCAGCCTCGTCATCGGCCTGGGCACCGTCGTGCTGACCGTGGCGCTGGCCGCGCCCGCCGGCTACGCGCTGGCGAAACTGCGCCCACGCGGCGGCGGCGTGCTCAGCTTCCTCCTCCTGGTCGCCCAGATGGTCCCCGGCATCATCATGGCGATGGGCTTCTACGCCATCTACCTCAGCCTGGGCCTGCTGCAGTCCGTCCCCGGCCTGATCGTCGCCGACTCCACCCTCGCCGTCCCGTTCGCGGTCCTGATCTTCACCGCGTTCATGTCCGGCATCCCCGGCGAGCTGATCCAGGCAGCGCAGATGGACGGCGCAAGGGCCCTGCGCACCTTCTGGTCGATCATCCTGCCGATGAGCCGAAACTCGATCGTCACGGTGTCACTGTTCGCGTTCCTGTGGTCCTGGTCCGACTTCATCTTCGCCAGCACCCTCGCCAACGGCGGCGCACACGAGCCGATCACCCTCGGCATCTACCACTACATCGGCAACAACAACCAGCAGTGGAACGCCATCATGGCCACCGCCGTCGTGGCCTCACTGCCCGCCACGGTGATCCTGGTCCTCGCCCAGCGCTACGTCGCCGCCGGCGTGACCGCCGGCGCCGTCAAGGACTGAGTCCCCCACTCCGCCCGGCAGCCGAAGCGTCCGTGCGTCAGCCGACCGCTGCCTCCTGCTCCAGAAACGAGTCACGCCCCATGACCGCCGCCTCGTCCGGCCCGGCCTTCTCCGTCCACGACATACCGTTCAGCACCTACGGATCCTGGTTCGACATCTCGCCCGTGGTCGCGGAAAAGACGTACGCCGAGGACCTCCACCTCGTCTCGCACCAGAACGGCATGCACGCCGTCCTGCGCCTGATCCCCGTGGACCCGGCCACCGGAGACCGGGCCGTCACCCGTGTGGACGCGACCCCCGGCCTGCTCAGCTGGATCGGTGAGAGCGGGCGCACGGACCTCGCCTACGAGTCGCCCGACACCGTACGCCTGCGGGGGAGCGGCCTGGATGTCGGCGTGTCCGCCGCCGCGCACACCCTGACCCCGTTCAGCGGAACGTACTTCTTCCACGATCCGGCGGCGGACGCCTACGTGTTCACGTCGTACGAGACCGGCCGCCGTTACCGCGTCACCGTGCTGTCCGGCACGATCACCGGCACGGCCGGAGCCCAGGCCCTGGGCAGCAGCGACCGCGGTCTCACCGTGACCGCCCAGTCGGACGGAGCCTGGGAGATAGCGATCGAGGAACTCGAAACCTCCCGCCCGCCGTACGTGCCCACGGCGACGTTCGACGACGTCGTGGAGTCCGTTCGGGGTGCGTTCGCGGACTTCGTCGATGCGGTGGCCCCTTGGCGCTCGTCCGCCACGCCGGCCGCCGAACTCGCCGCCTACGTGGTGTGGTCGGCGACCGTACGGCCGGCGGGCCTGGTCACCCGGCCCGCCGTGCTGATGTCCAAGCACTGGATGGACAAGGTCTGGAGCTGGGACCACTGCTTCAACGCCCTTGCCCTGGCTCCCGGTTGCCCCCAACTCGCCCTGGACCAGTACCACCTGCCCTTCGACCACCAGGACGACAGCGGCGCCCTGCCCGACTCGGTCACCCACTCCGAGGTCCTGCACAACTTCGTCAAACCCCCCATTCACGGCTGGACCTTCGGCCACCTGCGCCACCGTCTGCCGACCCCTCCCAGCCGGGCCCAACTGGCTGAGACCTACGTCCGGTTGGAGCGCTGGACCGAGTTCTGGCTCACCGTACGAAGAGCCCCCGCCGCCGAGCTGCCCCACTACCAGCACGGCAACGACAGCGGCTGGGACAACGCCACCACCTTCGACCCCGAGCGCGTGGTCGTCACCGCCGACCTCGCCGCCTTCCTCGTCCTCCAGCTGCACGAACTCGCCGCCCTGGCTGATGAGTTGGGCAAGCCGGACGAGGCACACAGGTGGACGGCGACAGCCGAGGAGACCCAGACGGCGCTGCTCGACCAGCTCTGGACCGGCGACAGGTTCGTCGCCCGGTCGGCCGCCACCGGGGACACCTGGAGCAGTTCCAGCCTCCTCGACCTGATGGCCATCGTCCTGGGCGAACACCTGCCCGGCGAGGTCAGCAGCGCACTGGCCGACCACATCAAGGCCCACCTGACCCCGTACGGCCTCGCCACCGAACTGACCACGTCACCGCACTACCTCGCAGACGGTTACTGGCGCGGCCCGATCTGGGCACCCGCCACCGTCCTCGTGGAGGACGGCCTGCGCCGCGCCGGTCACCAGCGGCTCGCGGACGACATCAGCGCCCGCTTCCGCGCTCTGTGCGAGACCCACGGCTTCGCCGAGAACTTCGACGCCCTGACCGGAACGGGTCTGCGCGACCGCGCCTACACCTGGACCGCCAGCAGCTACCTCCTGCTGGCCGAAGCGCACGCCCACCGAGAGAGCAGCTGAGGGCCGCCTCCCACCAGCCCCGGGACCGTAACGAGCCCCGGTTCCTCCTCCGTCCCCCTTCAGGAGCCGCACCATGTACTCACCCGCCACTCTGCCCCGACCAGCGAACCGCACCGGACGCCGAGCCATCTGGTCCGCCGCCGTCCTCGTGACCTCCCTGGCCGCGACCCTGATACCCGCCGCCCCCTCCCGGGCCGCGGACACCAGCGTCACCGTCGACTTCGCCAACGCCGGAGGCGCCCCCACCTACCGCGCCTCCGGAATGATCTACGGGATGACGCCGAACGGCTCACTCCCGCAGGACCACTTCTTCAAGGACATCAAGTGGCACTTCATGCGGGCCGGCGGCGCCCAGCTCAACAGCGGCGGCTATGCCACCAGCCTCGCCGAGTACCAGACCCGCTGGAACTCGACCCTGGCGCAGTACAGGCGCACCGCCGCCCTCGGCGGGACCTTCGTGATCCTGCCGCACGACCTGTGGGGCGCCGACAGCACCACCCACGTGGGCTGGCCCGGTGACAACGGAAACTGGACGCAGTTCGACAACTTCGTCACCCAGCTCATAGGCGACGTCAAAGCCAACAACATGACGGTCCAGTGGGACCTGTGGAACGAGCCCGACGGCAGCGGCTTCTGGGGCGCCTCGCAGGCGCAGTACCTGCAGATGTGGTCGCGGTTCTACGCCCGGGTCCGGGCGGCGTTCCCGGACCAGCTCATCGTGGGCCCCAGCATCGCCGGCCAGCCCACCTCCTCCAACAGCTGGTGGACCACGTATCTCAACTACGTCAAGGCCAACAACGTCGCCCCCGACATCTACAGCTGGCACGACGAACCCGCCGACCCCGTCCCGGGTGTCGCGAGCGCCAACTCCACCCTCGCCGCCGCGGGGCTGACCAACACCCGCCCCTACCAGATCAACGAGTACGCTGCGCTCTCCCAGCAGAACCCCGGCGGCGGAGCCTGGTTCATCGGCCGCCTGGAGCGGGCCGGCGCCGACGGCCTGCGGGGCAACTGGGCCTCCGGCACCGCCCTGCACGACGACGAGGCGAACCTGCTCACCAAGAACAGCGCCGGCCAGTACCTGCCGCTGGGCGAGTGGTTCATGTACCGCTACTACGGCTCCCAGACCGGCAACATCGTCAACCTCGTCCCCGGCTCCGGCACCGACGGCCTCGCCACCAAGGACAACACCGCGAAGAACGCCAAGATCCTGCTCGGCAGCAACGGCAACACCGGCAACGTCACCGTCAACCTCACCGGCCTGGCCAGCACCTCGGTGGTGGAGAGCGGCAAGGTCCGCGCGGTCGTCCAGCGCGTCCCCTACAACAACGGCGCCGCGGTGGCAGGCCCGGAGACGATCTCCGACACCACCCTGACGGTCAGCAACAACGCGGCCTCGGTCAGCCTGCCCTGGAGCAACGCCAAGGACGGCTACACCGTCACCCTGCTCCCGCCGTCCAACACGACGGTCTCCACGGTCGCGGTCAGCGAGAACAGCGGCCAGTGCCTGGACGACACCAACCTGAGCACCGCCAACGGCACCCAGTACCAGCAGTGGAACTGCGAGGGCGGCTACCAGCAGATGCTCGACCTCAAGCCGGTCAGCGGAAAGAC
Coding sequences:
- a CDS encoding amylo-alpha-1,6-glucosidase; protein product: MTAASSGPAFSVHDIPFSTYGSWFDISPVVAEKTYAEDLHLVSHQNGMHAVLRLIPVDPATGDRAVTRVDATPGLLSWIGESGRTDLAYESPDTVRLRGSGLDVGVSAAAHTLTPFSGTYFFHDPAADAYVFTSYETGRRYRVTVLSGTITGTAGAQALGSSDRGLTVTAQSDGAWEIAIEELETSRPPYVPTATFDDVVESVRGAFADFVDAVAPWRSSATPAAELAAYVVWSATVRPAGLVTRPAVLMSKHWMDKVWSWDHCFNALALAPGCPQLALDQYHLPFDHQDDSGALPDSVTHSEVLHNFVKPPIHGWTFGHLRHRLPTPPSRAQLAETYVRLERWTEFWLTVRRAPAAELPHYQHGNDSGWDNATTFDPERVVVTADLAAFLVLQLHELAALADELGKPDEAHRWTATAEETQTALLDQLWTGDRFVARSAATGDTWSSSSLLDLMAIVLGEHLPGEVSSALADHIKAHLTPYGLATELTTSPHYLADGYWRGPIWAPATVLVEDGLRRAGHQRLADDISARFRALCETHGFAENFDALTGTGLRDRAYTWTASSYLLLAEAHAHRESS
- a CDS encoding carbohydrate ABC transporter permease, with translation MKHTTLPTDHRSTGVRNGAAIAAPPRDRRRKRRRPASQQWAAWGFLAPVTLYLALFYAYPLYRNLDLSLRNYTVRSFVQGDAPFTGLANYRTVFDNPTFAPALLHTAVFTAACLVFQYAIGLALAVFFNQHFRLSATLRALFLVPWLLPLIVSASTWSWMLNSDSGIVNATLHAIGIGPVNWLTSPSWSLTSVIIANIWIGVPFNLVVLYSGLQSIPTSLYEAAALDGAGAWRRFWSITFPLLRPVSAITLLLGLVYTLKVFDIIWIMTKGGPADSSTTFATWSYQLGFGNLLPAFGPGAAVGNLLVVAALVFGLIYLKVQRKQALS
- a CDS encoding RICIN domain-containing protein; translated protein: MYSPATLPRPANRTGRRAIWSAAVLVTSLAATLIPAAPSRAADTSVTVDFANAGGAPTYRASGMIYGMTPNGSLPQDHFFKDIKWHFMRAGGAQLNSGGYATSLAEYQTRWNSTLAQYRRTAALGGTFVILPHDLWGADSTTHVGWPGDNGNWTQFDNFVTQLIGDVKANNMTVQWDLWNEPDGSGFWGASQAQYLQMWSRFYARVRAAFPDQLIVGPSIAGQPTSSNSWWTTYLNYVKANNVAPDIYSWHDEPADPVPGVASANSTLAAAGLTNTRPYQINEYAALSQQNPGGGAWFIGRLERAGADGLRGNWASGTALHDDEANLLTKNSAGQYLPLGEWFMYRYYGSQTGNIVNLVPGSGTDGLATKDNTAKNAKILLGSNGNTGNVTVNLTGLASTSVVESGKVRAVVQRVPYNNGAAVAGPETISDTTLTVSNNAASVSLPWSNAKDGYTVTLLPPSNTTVSTVAVSENSGQCLDDTNLSTANGTQYQQWNCEGGYQQMLDLKPVSGKTNTYTVVNELSGKCLDVSGASTADGAGVIQYTCSGATNQQFTLDPVTALGNSKDYQLVAVHSGKCVDVSNVSTTAGALIHQWTCDPASALNNKRNQIWRLQGMG
- a CDS encoding LacI family DNA-binding transcriptional regulator → MNIGEIARRAGVSRSTVSYALSGKRPVSDDTRRKIQEVIDELGYRPNASARALANGRTSTIGLVFPPAGNHYTGMQLDFIGSVVEAAAAHDYDVLLSPSGVDRDRSFQRLLGERRVDGAILMEIRLEDDRVDHLAALGFPSVAIGRTAHPERGWWVGLDHTALATACVHHLADLGHRRVAFVNRPEQLLRAGYESAQRGLDGFTKAVAERGLTGRTYCCGDDAASGQACLERILHDDPATTALVTLNEAALGGLYRGLAQAGRHVPRDFSVTGVVAGRWAETVTPQLTAADVPAEEMGRRAVDLLVERLDHPDAPPRHHLLAPPISLRASTGPVGAGTAS
- a CDS encoding extracellular solute-binding protein, giving the protein MNSSSRQRRLTAAALTALAVAVSATACSSGSGSTDTKGAGSGTYTIWDPYPQFDKTSSWAKLLDQCGTKAGVKIKRTAFDTSDLANKSLLAAQQGNSADVLIVDNPVVSTLAEAGVLTTTDDSNLDTSKVDPNLLAAGQSGGKTYGMPIGANTLALYYNKKVLKAAGVDISSVKDWTSLTAALAKVKSAGKKGITFSAIGTEEGSFQFLPWLWGSGAKLTELDSSQAVSALSLWKDWLKQGYAPNSVINNTQTTSWQEFAGGDYAFSENGTWQLANAKKAGLDYGVLPIPTATGGNAAAPTGGEFVTLPVQKDTGRYATSQKLVTCLTSTDNLNNTDTALSYVAPTSEVQDKQVAANPELKPWVEAVKAAKGRTSDDLGTKYPKISEQLWKAVQSALSGSKSPKDALSSAQAAAK
- a CDS encoding carbohydrate ABC transporter permease, with translation MTTNAISTPQRRNRSWVKTTVGVLLTAVMLFPVYWMLNVSFTRDQDMRKSPPSLFPAHGTLEGYRAVLDQQLPYLGTSLVIGLGTVVLTVALAAPAGYALAKLRPRGGGVLSFLLLVAQMVPGIIMAMGFYAIYLSLGLLQSVPGLIVADSTLAVPFAVLIFTAFMSGIPGELIQAAQMDGARALRTFWSIILPMSRNSIVTVSLFAFLWSWSDFIFASTLANGGAHEPITLGIYHYIGNNNQQWNAIMATAVVASLPATVILVLAQRYVAAGVTAGAVKD